CAGAATCAAATTAGTCATTAGATATTTATTATCAGTTATTTGTTATCAGCTATTTGTTATTCTCCCTCATCTTTTCCGACTTCAACAAAAAACGGCTGGAGTCAGCTATCCGTGAGAGTGGACAAGGTAAACGCCAGCCGTTTTAGTCATTAGTTATTAGTTTCGTGATAGATCACAGTCATGAAACAATCAAAAATCTCAACTATTTAACAAGGATATTTTCCTGTTTACTAAGGAGACTTGGAGTCATGATTAATGACTCGAAATCTCTGAGCTTTTATGACTAGTACCGCAATTGTGGGATGAGTTAATTCTTAACTTTATCTAATGATGAGAAATAACCGAATGCAAAGTGTTTAGTAACTCCTGTGCTGTATGGGGCTTGGGTAAAAATGCTATTAACTCAGAGGCTTTATCTAATAGCATCTGTTCGCTTGTTGCTAGTCCACTAACAGCAATTATATGCAGCAGTGGATTCATTTTGTGGAAGGTATTGATAGTCGTGATTCCATCCATATCTGGCATGATCATATCGACAATTGCCGCACTAATTTTATCTTTATGCTGAGCATAGAGTGCCACTGCCTCTATACCATCACTGGCAGTCATTGCAAAGTAATTATTCTTTTCTAAAGAAACTTTTGTAATTTCTCTGATCGCAGGTTCGTCATCTACAACCAAAATCCATTCTCCGTGTCCGGTTGGTGTATTTTTTCGGTCTTCCGTTAACTGCGTCGCAGCTGTCTTGATTGCTGGCAGGTAAACTTGAAATTTTGTGCCCTTGCCAACGCTACTAGATACAGTCATGAACCCAGCATGACCTTTAATAATGCCCATGACAGTTGACAATCCAAGTCCGGTTCCCTTACCAAACTCTTTTGTTGTAAAAAATGGTTCAAAAATTCTATCTAAGAGTTCATTAGGGATACCAATTCCTGTGTCATAAACTGTGAGGACAATGTAAGAACCGACTTGAGCATCAAGATGCATTTTGGCAAAGTTTTGATCAATGAAAATATTTTTAGCAGAAATTTGCAAAGTTCCGCCATTGATCATCGCATCACGAGCATTGAGACACAAATTCATTAACACTTGATGAATTTGTGTGCTATCACCACAGAAAGGTAATAAACTTGGCTGAATTTCAGTTTTGACGACTATTGATTTGGGAAAAGTTTGTTCGATAATTTGCGTCATTTCTGAGATCAATTCGTTTAATTGAAGTACAGTGCGATTGCCGAAGGCGGCTCCCTTATGTGCATCGCTCGTATACGCCCAGCCAACCGAAGATTGGCTCCCGCAAGGAAGTTCAGCGCAAGCATTTCCTGCTTCGCCGCCCCTATGGGAGGAAGGCTTTGGATAATCACAACCGACGCGATCGCCGAAGGCGGCTCCCTTATGTGCATCGCCCGTAGAGGAGCTGGAGTTTTCCCAATCGCCTTCAGTTCCCCTTGCAAATGACAGCACCTGTTTGACTAAATTTGCGCCGCGTTTGGCATTATTTTCTACAATGGTTAGCACTTGCCTACTACGCTCATCATCGCAACTTGCTTTGAGCATTGGTACTGACATCAAAATTGGGGACAGCACATTATTTAAATCGTGAGCAATACCACTTGCGAGAGTACCTATACTCTCCAGGCGCTGATGGCGTAAAAATTGCTTTTCTAATTGTTTTTTCTCTGTGATATCAGTATCAACTACAACGATTGATTTGGGTTGAAAATGCTCATCGCGTACTAGTGTCCAACGACTTTCAACAATAATTTTTTTGCCAGATTTCGTGATTGTTTGCAACTCACCTTGCCATGAGCCAGATTTCAAGACATTTTTATAAATTTCCCAGTATTGCGGCAAGGGTTCGTTAGAGAAAATTTCGTCTGTTTTTTTACCAAGAGTTTCTTCTGCTTTCCAACCGTAGAGGTTCTCGGCACTTTTATTCCACAGTAAAATTCTACTGCTACTTAAATCACGTACAATAATTGCGTCTGTAACAATATCGACTAATACTGCTTGTTCACGAACTTGCTGTTCTGCTAGTGGAGAAACGCCAGTCATTGAGCGCAAAAGTTCTTCTTTCCAAGGCAATTTCTGTTTGGCTTGCTGATATTCTGCTTTTATGCTAGCTAGCTGAGTTAAATTTCGGCGTAACTCTAGTTGTCTGATCACTAAACGGCTAATTGCTTTTA
This portion of the Brasilonema sennae CENA114 genome encodes:
- a CDS encoding ATP-binding protein, producing the protein MNFVHPMADAIDRQLRDCRETRAKQSLTKTDENISPSLTHSLPASLLSSQVCLVFGNKKANVHGSFKPTYSKHSTHAVTFKLHLLKNLENPISHQDKRSFNIIGKDIMNLLLSNNEAARLVALHQYDILDTAPEQAFDDLAFLAAQTCATPIAVITLIDTNRQWFKAKVGLDVEEMPVDIGFCPLCIQQRDILIIPDTLSDERFATNPVVTSAPYVRFYAGVPLVTPEGHAIGTVCVVDRVPRKISHEQVESLKAISRLVIRQLELRRNLTQLASIKAEYQQAKQKLPWKEELLRSMTGVSPLAEQQVREQAVLVDIVTDAIIVRDLSSSRILLWNKSAENLYGWKAEETLGKKTDEIFSNEPLPQYWEIYKNVLKSGSWQGELQTITKSGKKIIVESRWTLVRDEHFQPKSIVVVDTDITEKKQLEKQFLRHQRLESIGTLASGIAHDLNNVLSPILMSVPMLKASCDDERSRQVLTIVENNAKRGANLVKQVLSFARGTEGDWENSSSSTGDAHKGAAFGDRVGCDYPKPSSHRGGEAGNACAELPCGSQSSVGWAYTSDAHKGAAFGNRTVLQLNELISEMTQIIEQTFPKSIVVKTEIQPSLLPFCGDSTQIHQVLMNLCLNARDAMINGGTLQISAKNIFIDQNFAKMHLDAQVGSYIVLTVYDTGIGIPNELLDRIFEPFFTTKEFGKGTGLGLSTVMGIIKGHAGFMTVSSSVGKGTKFQVYLPAIKTAATQLTEDRKNTPTGHGEWILVVDDEPAIREITKVSLEKNNYFAMTASDGIEAVALYAQHKDKISAAIVDMIMPDMDGITTINTFHKMNPLLHIIAVSGLATSEQMLLDKASELIAFLPKPHTAQELLNTLHSVISHH